AGGAAAATCAAAGATTTAGACTGTTGCCAGTTTTGCGGAGAAGCGTACGCAACAGGAACGCCTACAACCATGACAAACGACAAAATCACCAGGGCAGCTAAGGTAAGTTGAAATAAGATTGACATTTTTGTTCTCCCAACGAAAGCTTAAAGCTGGACAAAACGATTTAAACCTGACTCTTAAGCTA
This is a stretch of genomic DNA from Desertifilum tharense IPPAS B-1220. It encodes these proteins:
- the psbZ gene encoding photosystem II reaction center protein PsbZ, whose amino-acid sequence is MSILFQLTLAALVILSFVMVVGVPVAYASPQNWQQSKSLIFLGSGLWVVLVLVVGALNFLVV